In one Pyxidicoccus xibeiensis genomic region, the following are encoded:
- a CDS encoding serine/threonine-protein kinase, whose product MDCFDTRQLFAFARGELGEEAAGSVEQHLDSCAVCRALLAEAARGPDDASVPHTEGSPVHPWLQRGALLGRYVVLERIGAGGMGVVHAAYDPELDRRVALKLIRIDSVSPAKQEQAQARLLREAQAAARVVHPNVITIHDVGRFGEHVFLAMELVDGTTLREHMRSRDSDWRGLLGLFLQAGRGLAAAHAQGLVHRDFKPDNVLVGRDGRVRITDFGLARIVHGLDESSGPASGQDTGAPKHGLLTRSDLVLGTPAYMSPEQKRGELSDARGDQYSYCVALHEALYGKRPPRPGQPRGTSEDDARWPSREAGVPAWVHRALLQGLAEAPEQRHVSMDALLRRLSEAPGAKWRRAGMAAAAGLVLLAGGAALHRSTSGDPCGGSEQALVGVWDAPRKSAVRAVFEASPLPYASSAWREVERTLDGYSRDWVAASHEACVATRVTGHQPERLLDRRVICLDQRLKDLSAVVDTLAGADAQVIQNAARAAHGLERLAPCADIPTLASPEPPPSDEGTRQRMEGVRTRRAAVRAKLNAGQVMPALELATSVAREVHEVGYGPLEAEVLDLLAETQGQARQYREAIRTLHRAIQAAESSRHDWQAAESWAGLVRLLSFVGTELDPDEEAPRHAAAALKRLGGDAHIEAMLSRNLVSLHRARGRPAEALVEAQRALELARKLYTAEDPELATALLSVGQTLGMLGRHEEGLPFLREAETIYGGTYGPEHPNLAVVLDILAVHEVQAGNPASALEYGRKALAIFRRVHGDEHLMTASTHHNLGGFLLELGRAEESLQAFGHAARIREKELGPGDAKLAASLSGMGRALAKQGRYREAAEHHQRALAIREKALGPESTQVGLDLLGLGRDLVELKAPGKARVYLERAVAIFERQPAGTSEASLADARFALARALADEGREPERAKRLADQAHEYNQRFPRERAVELAETGRWQVPGVVRRRD is encoded by the coding sequence ATGGACTGTTTCGACACCCGACAGCTCTTCGCCTTCGCACGAGGTGAGCTGGGCGAGGAAGCAGCCGGGTCGGTGGAGCAGCATCTTGATTCCTGCGCCGTCTGTCGAGCGCTCCTCGCGGAGGCGGCTCGCGGCCCGGACGACGCCAGCGTCCCACACACAGAGGGAAGTCCGGTCCACCCGTGGCTCCAGCGAGGCGCCCTCCTCGGACGCTACGTGGTGCTGGAGCGTATCGGCGCAGGAGGAATGGGCGTCGTCCATGCGGCGTACGACCCGGAGCTGGACCGACGGGTCGCGCTCAAGCTCATCCGCATCGACTCGGTCAGCCCGGCGAAGCAGGAGCAGGCCCAGGCCCGGCTGCTGCGCGAGGCCCAGGCCGCCGCCCGCGTCGTGCACCCCAACGTCATCACGATTCACGACGTGGGCCGGTTCGGCGAGCACGTCTTCCTGGCCATGGAGCTGGTGGACGGCACCACGCTGCGTGAGCACATGCGCAGTCGGGACAGCGACTGGCGCGGGCTGCTGGGGCTGTTCCTCCAGGCCGGACGGGGGCTGGCGGCGGCGCACGCGCAGGGGCTCGTCCACCGGGACTTCAAGCCGGACAACGTCCTGGTGGGCCGCGACGGGCGTGTCCGCATCACCGACTTCGGGCTCGCGCGCATCGTCCACGGACTGGATGAGTCCTCGGGGCCTGCCTCCGGGCAGGACACGGGCGCGCCGAAGCATGGACTGCTCACGCGCTCGGACCTGGTGCTGGGCACGCCCGCGTACATGTCCCCCGAGCAGAAGCGGGGGGAGCTGTCGGATGCGCGTGGCGACCAGTACAGCTACTGCGTCGCGCTCCATGAAGCGCTGTATGGGAAGCGGCCGCCGCGGCCGGGGCAGCCGCGAGGCACCAGCGAGGACGATGCGAGGTGGCCATCGCGCGAGGCCGGAGTGCCGGCGTGGGTGCACCGGGCCCTCTTGCAGGGGCTGGCGGAGGCTCCGGAGCAGCGACATGTCTCCATGGACGCGCTGCTGCGGCGGCTCAGCGAGGCCCCGGGGGCGAAGTGGCGCCGGGCTGGCATGGCGGCAGCGGCGGGGCTGGTGCTCCTCGCCGGTGGCGCGGCCCTCCACCGGTCCACGTCGGGAGACCCGTGCGGAGGCAGTGAGCAGGCGCTCGTCGGCGTCTGGGACGCGCCCCGGAAGAGCGCCGTGCGAGCCGTGTTCGAGGCCAGTCCCCTGCCCTACGCGTCGAGCGCGTGGCGTGAGGTGGAGCGGACGCTGGATGGCTACTCGCGCGACTGGGTGGCGGCGAGCCATGAGGCGTGTGTCGCGACTCGGGTGACGGGCCACCAGCCGGAGCGGCTGCTGGACCGGCGGGTCATCTGCCTGGACCAGCGGCTCAAGGACCTGTCGGCCGTCGTGGACACGCTGGCGGGAGCAGATGCCCAGGTCATCCAGAACGCGGCGCGCGCGGCCCATGGCCTGGAGCGCCTGGCGCCGTGCGCGGACATTCCGACGCTTGCGTCGCCGGAGCCTCCGCCCTCGGATGAAGGGACGCGCCAGCGGATGGAGGGCGTCCGGACCCGGCGCGCGGCGGTGCGGGCGAAGCTCAACGCCGGGCAGGTGATGCCCGCGCTGGAGCTGGCCACGTCGGTGGCCCGGGAGGTCCACGAGGTGGGCTACGGCCCGCTGGAGGCGGAGGTCCTGGACCTGCTCGCGGAGACGCAGGGGCAGGCCCGCCAGTACCGCGAGGCCATCCGGACGCTGCACCGGGCCATCCAGGCCGCTGAGTCGAGCCGCCACGACTGGCAGGCCGCGGAGTCCTGGGCCGGGCTGGTTCGGCTGCTCAGCTTCGTGGGCACGGAGCTGGACCCGGACGAGGAGGCCCCGCGCCACGCGGCGGCGGCCCTGAAGCGGCTGGGTGGAGACGCCCACATCGAGGCCATGCTCTCCAGGAACCTGGTCAGCCTGCATCGCGCCCGGGGCCGTCCGGCGGAGGCGCTGGTGGAGGCGCAGCGGGCGCTGGAGCTGGCTCGCAAGCTCTACACGGCGGAGGACCCGGAGCTCGCCACGGCGCTGCTCAGCGTGGGCCAGACGCTCGGGATGCTGGGGCGCCATGAGGAGGGCCTTCCCTTCCTCCGGGAGGCGGAGACCATCTACGGCGGGACGTATGGGCCCGAGCATCCGAACCTGGCCGTGGTCCTGGACATCCTCGCGGTGCACGAGGTGCAGGCGGGCAATCCCGCGAGCGCGCTGGAGTATGGGCGGAAGGCCCTGGCCATCTTCCGACGCGTCCATGGCGACGAGCACCTGATGACCGCGAGCACCCACCACAATCTGGGCGGCTTCCTGCTCGAGCTGGGCCGGGCGGAGGAGTCGCTTCAGGCCTTCGGGCACGCGGCGCGAATCCGGGAGAAGGAGCTGGGGCCCGGGGACGCCAAGCTCGCGGCCTCGCTGTCCGGCATGGGGCGCGCGCTCGCGAAGCAGGGGCGCTACCGGGAGGCGGCGGAGCACCACCAGCGGGCGCTGGCGATTCGCGAGAAGGCGCTGGGCCCGGAGAGCACGCAGGTGGGCCTCGACCTGCTGGGGCTGGGCAGGGACCTGGTGGAGCTGAAGGCACCGGGAAAGGCCCGCGTGTACCTGGAGCGCGCGGTCGCCATCTTCGAGCGGCAGCCGGCCGGGACGTCGGAGGCCAGCCTGGCGGATGCGCGGTTCGCGTTGGCCCGGGCGCTCGCGGATGAGGGACGCGAGCCAGAGCGGGCGAAGCGACTGGCTGACCAGGCCCATGAGTACAACCAGCGGTTCCCACGGGAGCGCGCCGTGGAGCTCGCGGAGACCGGGCGCTGGCAAGTCCCGGGCGTCGTACGGCGGCGGGACTGA
- a CDS encoding DUF3455 domain-containing protein, which translates to MKTSRWSSPRGLAALALSAVVLGGCDDNDEAPSDSERATEALLRISRDAPTALPDDVPEPLLRVTLGAVEYNLRELLGREEGTRPSARIVAAYRTVDTPSDAPPLGTPSASLPVDSTPSAPAAQVYECRQVGVAFTWTQVQPEAGLRPFTTGVVPGLETLVLDHFRYPGDIDYGAPTGTPPAGPAWRVAAPALNGGEPTSGQTLFVGVADASVHNGAGSVPLLRLSNAARIDQGLPSDVFSRTTADGTQRGYVLRLATAGGVAPTTGCTGTGDLGKRERVPYSAAYFFVEVLTPP; encoded by the coding sequence TTGAAGACTTCCCGCTGGTCCTCGCCGCGTGGGCTCGCCGCGCTCGCGCTCTCCGCCGTGGTGCTCGGAGGCTGCGACGACAATGACGAGGCTCCGTCGGACTCGGAGCGCGCCACGGAGGCCCTGCTGCGCATCTCGCGCGACGCGCCCACCGCGCTGCCGGACGACGTGCCGGAGCCACTGCTCCGCGTGACGTTGGGAGCCGTGGAGTACAACCTGCGTGAGCTGCTGGGCCGGGAGGAGGGCACGCGTCCCTCCGCGCGCATCGTGGCCGCGTACAGGACGGTCGACACGCCGTCGGACGCGCCGCCCCTGGGGACACCGTCCGCGAGCCTTCCCGTGGACTCCACACCGTCGGCGCCCGCGGCCCAGGTCTACGAGTGCCGCCAGGTCGGCGTCGCCTTCACCTGGACACAGGTCCAGCCCGAGGCCGGCCTGCGGCCCTTCACCACGGGGGTTGTGCCGGGACTGGAGACGCTGGTCCTCGACCACTTCCGCTACCCGGGCGACATCGACTACGGGGCGCCCACCGGGACGCCTCCGGCCGGTCCTGCCTGGCGCGTGGCCGCCCCGGCACTGAACGGGGGCGAGCCCACCTCCGGGCAGACGCTCTTCGTTGGCGTCGCCGATGCCTCGGTGCACAACGGAGCGGGCAGCGTCCCCCTGCTGCGACTCTCCAATGCCGCGCGCATCGACCAGGGGCTCCCCTCGGACGTGTTCTCCCGGACCACGGCCGACGGCACCCAGCGCGGCTATGTGCTCCGGCTCGCCACCGCGGGAGGCGTCGCGCCCACGACGGGCTGCACAGGCACCGGGGACCTCGGGAAGCGGGAGCGGGTGCCGTACTCCGCGGCCTACTTCTTCGTGGAGGTCCTCACGCCGCCGTGA
- a CDS encoding sigma-70 family RNA polymerase sigma factor has product MTMNGTDPREDLAFAQACARGDAEALASFEARLIPQLRKALLQRGMDVPTTEEALQLLRVKLFLPSGDRPPRMADYEGQGPLLAWLRVAALRTALNLLRERKAPLEGDYSRLEEVASPVDDADRRYIKDRYRDDFTQAFREALEGLEPRARTLLRLHLVEGLGTAELARAYRVDRSTVKRWLAQAREWLRAEVRTRLAIRIGVDTPALGSLLRELQSQLDLSIRSAMKDPTPG; this is encoded by the coding sequence ATGACGATGAACGGCACGGACCCTCGGGAAGACCTGGCCTTCGCACAGGCGTGTGCGCGGGGTGATGCCGAGGCCCTCGCCAGCTTTGAGGCACGCCTCATCCCGCAGCTCCGCAAGGCCCTGCTCCAGCGGGGAATGGACGTTCCGACCACGGAGGAGGCCCTCCAGCTGCTGCGCGTGAAGCTCTTCCTCCCCAGCGGAGACCGCCCGCCGCGAATGGCCGACTATGAAGGCCAGGGCCCCCTGCTGGCCTGGCTTCGCGTGGCCGCCCTGCGCACCGCGCTGAACCTGCTCCGGGAGCGGAAGGCTCCACTCGAGGGGGACTACTCGCGGCTCGAAGAGGTGGCGTCGCCCGTCGACGACGCGGACCGGCGCTACATCAAGGACCGCTACCGTGACGACTTCACCCAGGCCTTCCGGGAAGCCCTCGAGGGACTGGAGCCCCGGGCCCGGACTCTGCTGCGGCTGCACCTGGTGGAGGGGCTGGGAACGGCGGAGCTTGCCCGGGCCTACCGCGTGGACCGCTCCACGGTGAAGCGCTGGCTCGCGCAGGCCCGTGAGTGGTTGCGAGCGGAGGTCCGTACCCGGCTCGCCATCCGCATCGGTGTCGACACGCCCGCGCTGGGCAGCCTCCTGCGTGAGCTCCAGAGCCAGCTCGACCTGAGCATCCGCTCCGCGATGAAGGACCCGACGCCCGGCTGA
- a CDS encoding fibrinogen-like YCDxxxxGGGW domain-containing protein, whose protein sequence is MKSCQHLYSTGVRLSGVYYLKPDGAQAITAYCDMETQGGGWALVYNSVLGTNTMDFWNIPYAERLGRRGRPSLDSNFYDGSLYLYRKTEFVSVVQYMDIIEDLRGKAVVVFTASVDGFDTSTMRFQNPQRLSGHSHIYTWQFASGWSAPDYDGDSYAGGQCATHYANVTQHYSTCFIYNLGADADPGIEDGRVGPHMRSTNAAELMLASDGTDYTRVRRISRFVRW, encoded by the coding sequence ATGAAGAGCTGCCAGCACCTCTATTCCACGGGAGTCCGCCTCTCGGGCGTCTACTACCTCAAGCCCGACGGAGCCCAGGCCATCACCGCCTATTGCGACATGGAGACCCAGGGAGGGGGCTGGGCGCTGGTCTACAACAGCGTGCTTGGGACCAACACGATGGACTTCTGGAACATCCCCTACGCCGAGCGCCTGGGGCGCAGAGGCCGTCCCAGCCTGGACTCCAACTTCTATGACGGCAGCCTCTATCTCTACCGCAAGACGGAGTTCGTGAGCGTCGTCCAGTACATGGACATCATCGAGGATCTGCGTGGCAAGGCTGTCGTCGTCTTCACCGCAAGTGTCGACGGTTTTGACACCAGTACGATGCGGTTCCAGAACCCTCAACGGCTCAGCGGCCATTCACATATCTACACATGGCAGTTCGCCTCGGGTTGGTCGGCGCCTGATTATGACGGAGATTCGTACGCGGGAGGGCAGTGCGCGACGCACTATGCGAACGTCACCCAGCATTACAGCACCTGCTTTATCTACAACCTGGGTGCCGACGCCGACCCCGGGATTGAGGATGGCAGGGTCGGCCCCCATATGCGCTCGACCAATGCCGCGGAGCTCATGCTTGCCAGCGACGGCACCGACTACACCCGGGTCCGTCGCATCTCGCGTTTCGTCAGGTGGTAG
- a CDS encoding aldehyde dehydrogenase family protein has protein sequence MLAERYPYYLANRARQPNAELAVTNKYSGEVVARVAVADAAAVEEGIAAATRAAGPMRRMPPYARQAVLEHCVRRFQERAEELALALCLEAGKPLRDARGEVVRLIETFKAAAREAVGDGGEVLNLEVSKRTAGYRGFTQRVPVGPVSLITPFNFPLNLVAHKVAPAIAAGCPFVLKPSDRTPVSALLMAEVLAETDLPEGAFSVLPTRLEDVGPFIEDERLKLLSFTGSEKVGWDLKARAGRKKVVLELGGNAACVVDRDQAERLDLVADRIAHGAFFQAGQSCISVQRVLVHEELYGALRERIVNRARALRAGDPRDEATTLGPMIDEPAARRLEGWIQDAVARGARVLTGGGRKGALLEATVLEGVPEDAPLCAEEAFGPVVLLQSFRTFDEALQRVNASRYGLQAGIFTQDLSKAMRAWDELEVGGVIVGDVPSFRVDTMPYGGVKGSGLGREGVKYAIEDMTEVRLLVLRQE, from the coding sequence ATGCTGGCTGAACGCTACCCGTACTACCTGGCCAACCGCGCGCGGCAGCCCAACGCCGAGCTGGCCGTGACGAACAAGTACTCCGGAGAGGTGGTGGCGCGCGTGGCGGTCGCGGACGCGGCCGCGGTGGAGGAGGGCATCGCCGCCGCGACGCGGGCCGCCGGCCCGATGCGCCGCATGCCGCCGTACGCGCGGCAGGCCGTGCTGGAGCACTGCGTGCGCCGCTTCCAGGAGCGCGCGGAGGAGCTGGCGCTCGCGCTGTGCCTGGAGGCGGGCAAGCCGCTGCGTGACGCGCGGGGGGAGGTCGTCCGCCTCATCGAGACGTTCAAGGCGGCGGCCCGCGAGGCGGTGGGCGACGGCGGCGAGGTGCTGAACCTGGAGGTGTCGAAGCGCACGGCGGGCTACCGGGGCTTCACGCAGCGGGTGCCCGTGGGGCCGGTGTCCCTCATCACGCCCTTCAACTTCCCGCTCAACCTGGTGGCGCACAAGGTGGCGCCCGCCATCGCCGCGGGCTGCCCGTTCGTGCTCAAGCCGTCGGACCGCACGCCGGTGAGCGCGCTGCTGATGGCGGAGGTGCTCGCGGAGACGGACCTGCCCGAGGGCGCCTTCTCCGTCCTCCCCACGCGCCTGGAGGACGTGGGGCCCTTCATCGAGGACGAGCGGCTGAAGCTGCTGTCGTTCACCGGCTCGGAGAAGGTGGGGTGGGACCTGAAGGCCCGCGCCGGCCGCAAGAAGGTGGTGCTGGAGCTGGGCGGCAACGCGGCCTGCGTGGTGGACCGGGACCAGGCCGAGCGCCTGGACCTCGTCGCCGACCGCATCGCCCACGGCGCCTTCTTCCAGGCGGGGCAGAGCTGCATCTCCGTGCAGCGCGTGCTCGTGCACGAGGAGCTGTACGGGGCGCTGCGCGAGCGGATTGTCAACCGGGCGCGGGCGCTGCGCGCGGGAGACCCGAGGGACGAGGCGACGACGCTCGGCCCCATGATTGACGAGCCCGCCGCGCGGCGACTGGAGGGGTGGATCCAGGACGCGGTGGCGCGGGGCGCGCGGGTGCTGACGGGCGGAGGGCGGAAGGGCGCGCTGCTGGAGGCCACCGTGCTGGAGGGCGTCCCCGAGGACGCGCCGCTGTGCGCGGAGGAGGCCTTCGGGCCCGTGGTGCTGCTCCAGTCGTTCCGCACCTTCGACGAGGCGCTGCAGCGGGTGAATGCGAGCCGCTACGGACTGCAGGCCGGCATCTTCACGCAGGACCTGTCGAAGGCGATGCGGGCGTGGGACGAGCTGGAGGTCGGCGGCGTCATCGTCGGCGACGTGCCCAGCTTCCGCGTCGACACCATGCCCTACGGCGGCGTGAAGGGCTCGGGGCTGGGACGCGAGGGGGTGAAGTACGCCATCGAGGACATGACCGAGGTGCGGCTGCTGGTGCTGCGGCAGGAGTGA
- a CDS encoding acetolactate synthase large subunit has translation MKASDLFVKALEAEGVRCVFGLPGEENLDLLESMRGSSVRFVVTRHEQAAGFMAATYGRLTGRAGVCLATLGPGATNLVTAAAYAQLGGMPMVMITGQKPIKAGKQGHFQIIDVVGMMRPITKSTRTLVSADHIPSAVREAFRIAEQERPGATHLELPEDIARESTTGEPLTPGTHRRPVADEASIALAVETIASARRPLLMIGAGANRKLTSELLRVFVDRLGIPFFSTQMGKGVVDESHPLWMGTAAMSDGDYVHRAIEASDCIINVGHDVIEKPPFVMRDHRRKVVHLNFSSAEVDPVYFPQVEVTGDIANAVWRIAEGVGPRTHWDFAPFERARSGLEAQLAQGSAEDRFPIHPARLVAEVRRAMPDDGVVCLDNGMYKLWFARYYRCRRPNTLLLDNALATMGAGLPSAIAAKLVHPRRKVLSVCGDGGFMMNSQELETAVRLRLDLTVVVVRDDGYGMIRWKQGEMGLPDFGMTLGNPDFVRYAEAYGAQGHRPASAAEFGTTLARCLESGGVHVIDLPIDYSGNAHALLAGAEEGVGR, from the coding sequence ATGAAGGCATCGGACCTGTTCGTCAAAGCGCTCGAAGCGGAGGGCGTGCGCTGCGTCTTCGGACTCCCGGGTGAGGAGAACCTGGACCTGCTGGAGTCGATGCGCGGCTCGAGCGTGCGCTTCGTCGTCACCCGCCACGAGCAGGCGGCGGGCTTCATGGCGGCCACGTATGGCCGGCTCACCGGGCGGGCGGGCGTGTGCCTCGCGACGCTGGGGCCCGGGGCCACCAACCTCGTCACCGCCGCGGCCTACGCGCAGCTCGGCGGCATGCCCATGGTGATGATTACGGGGCAGAAGCCCATCAAGGCGGGCAAGCAGGGGCACTTTCAAATCATCGACGTGGTGGGGATGATGCGCCCCATCACCAAGTCCACCCGCACGCTCGTCTCCGCGGACCACATCCCCTCGGCGGTGCGCGAGGCGTTCCGCATCGCGGAACAGGAGCGCCCTGGCGCGACGCACCTGGAGCTGCCCGAGGACATCGCGCGGGAGAGCACCACGGGCGAGCCCCTGACGCCCGGCACCCACCGCAGGCCCGTGGCCGACGAGGCCTCCATCGCGCTGGCGGTGGAGACCATCGCCTCCGCCCGCCGGCCGCTGCTGATGATTGGCGCGGGCGCCAACCGCAAGCTCACGTCGGAGCTGCTGCGCGTCTTCGTGGACCGGCTGGGCATCCCGTTCTTCAGCACCCAGATGGGCAAGGGCGTGGTGGACGAGTCCCACCCGCTCTGGATGGGCACGGCGGCGATGTCCGACGGCGACTACGTCCACCGGGCCATCGAGGCCTCGGACTGCATCATCAACGTGGGCCACGACGTCATCGAGAAGCCGCCGTTCGTCATGCGGGACCACCGCCGCAAGGTGGTCCATCTGAACTTCTCGTCGGCCGAGGTGGACCCCGTCTACTTCCCGCAGGTGGAGGTGACGGGGGACATTGCCAATGCGGTCTGGCGCATCGCGGAGGGCGTGGGCCCGCGCACACACTGGGACTTCGCGCCGTTCGAGCGGGCCCGCTCGGGGCTGGAGGCGCAGCTGGCCCAGGGCTCGGCGGAAGACCGCTTCCCCATCCACCCCGCGCGGCTCGTGGCGGAGGTGCGCCGCGCGATGCCCGACGACGGCGTCGTGTGCCTGGACAACGGCATGTACAAGCTCTGGTTCGCCCGCTACTACCGGTGCCGCCGGCCCAACACGCTGCTGCTGGACAACGCGCTCGCGACGATGGGCGCGGGGTTGCCGTCCGCCATCGCGGCGAAGCTGGTCCACCCCCGGCGCAAGGTGCTCTCCGTCTGCGGCGACGGGGGCTTCATGATGAACTCGCAGGAGCTGGAGACGGCGGTGCGCCTGCGGCTGGACCTGACAGTGGTCGTCGTGCGTGACGACGGCTATGGGATGATTCGCTGGAAGCAGGGGGAGATGGGCCTGCCGGACTTCGGCATGACGCTGGGCAATCCGGACTTCGTCCGCTATGCGGAGGCGTACGGCGCGCAGGGCCACCGCCCGGCGAGCGCGGCGGAGTTCGGAACCACGCTGGCGCGCTGCCTGGAGTCGGGCGGCGTGCACGTCATCGACCTGCCCATCGACTACTCGGGCAACGCGCACGCGCTCCTGGCGGGCGCCGAGGAAGGCGTGGGGCGCTGA
- a CDS encoding LysR substrate-binding domain-containing protein codes for MELRHLRYFTAVADTRHFGRAARRVHVSQPTLSQQIRQLEEELGTPLFERARTGVRLTQAGELFRTYASRALEDVNAGQAAVGALRGLATGALRVGYPPSMRGVVVPALAAVLRKHPGLALSAEEAVVRRLERRLADGKVDVALAYAPARSPDLDAEPVFDSRLALVVAKGHALAGAESVGAKQLVDEPFALLSRGLRVRSRVDAYFAAMRLAPHIALESNAVGTVLAIVRAGLAVTVLPEPRLADAERLVVKRLSPAPRSELAALLWRKGAPRSPAAELFAAEVRSRARAPGEPAP; via the coding sequence ATGGAGCTCCGTCACCTCCGCTACTTCACCGCCGTCGCCGACACGCGGCACTTCGGGCGTGCCGCGCGGCGCGTCCACGTGTCGCAGCCCACGCTGTCGCAGCAGATCCGCCAGCTGGAGGAGGAGCTGGGCACGCCCCTCTTCGAGCGCGCGCGCACCGGGGTGCGGCTGACACAGGCGGGAGAGCTGTTCCGCACCTACGCGTCACGCGCGCTGGAGGACGTGAATGCCGGGCAGGCGGCGGTGGGGGCGCTGCGGGGGCTCGCCACCGGAGCGCTGCGCGTGGGCTACCCACCCAGCATGCGCGGCGTGGTGGTGCCCGCGCTGGCGGCGGTGCTGCGCAAGCACCCGGGGCTCGCGCTGAGCGCGGAGGAGGCGGTGGTGCGGAGGCTGGAGCGACGGCTGGCGGACGGCAAGGTGGACGTGGCGCTGGCCTATGCGCCAGCGCGCTCGCCGGACCTGGACGCGGAGCCCGTCTTCGACAGCCGGCTCGCGCTCGTCGTCGCGAAGGGGCACGCCCTGGCGGGAGCCGAGTCCGTGGGGGCGAAGCAGCTGGTGGACGAGCCCTTCGCGCTGCTGTCACGCGGGCTGCGGGTGCGCTCGCGCGTGGACGCCTACTTCGCCGCCATGCGGCTGGCGCCCCACATCGCGCTCGAGTCGAACGCGGTGGGCACCGTGCTCGCCATCGTACGCGCGGGGCTCGCCGTCACGGTGCTGCCGGAGCCACGCCTCGCGGACGCCGAGCGCCTGGTGGTGAAGCGGCTGTCCCCGGCGCCGCGCTCGGAGCTCGCGGCGCTCCTCTGGCGCAAGGGAGCGCCCCGCTCGCCCGCGGCGGAGCTGTTCGCGGCCGAGGTGCGCTCACGGGCACGGGCTCCGGGAGAGCCCGCCCCGTGA
- a CDS encoding DUF1501 domain-containing protein produces MKLTRRKLFELALGAAQVGLLTRFGLPVASAQAASGRPTKLLGIWLDGGLHWETFFSPLTRAGINKFIPTPKGGLIPFGYLPEQVENFDRSPADLDAPGPVRKLRGPIFWNWANPADRTGLNPASGNQQNYRPWGYAWADPAYRLFDKAALLVGADQNTAAHTSGIIASMCGVAGSNFRAPSVHAVIANALSRRFPDRPIPNVSLGGTLPGAFGLPALANPTVLLSAASVEPTLSEKRDSAWKGLRTRSDVPDVAFDGAALAGTVPATAVDAALLTAMREVRGVSSSGTDAMLEQLYDTYKGASRTLRRDILSVLATTPSWEKLEADPDYPENWTACIGSADACGTGASMGAYSFALQLLKSDLVTSVNLRASSFANNTFDSHSANGPQIHTNHLRIAFEQVGRMCLEMSLTPSRSDPSRSLLDETLVYVYSDFGRTFPKQGSDHHPATCAILVGGGIQGNQMLGGYDETMNGSPMGAPVALVEESGERVMRAPRSQDIAATVLHAFGLEPGKDFFIPGGYGVYDGVVRG; encoded by the coding sequence ATGAAGCTCACTCGTCGCAAGCTGTTCGAGCTGGCCCTCGGGGCCGCTCAAGTCGGGCTCCTGACGCGCTTCGGGTTGCCGGTGGCGTCGGCGCAGGCGGCCTCGGGGCGGCCCACCAAGCTCCTGGGCATCTGGCTGGATGGAGGGCTCCACTGGGAGACCTTCTTCTCGCCGCTGACCCGCGCGGGCATCAACAAGTTCATCCCGACACCGAAGGGCGGGCTCATCCCCTTTGGCTACCTGCCCGAGCAGGTGGAGAACTTCGACCGCTCGCCAGCGGACCTGGATGCGCCCGGTCCCGTGCGCAAGCTGCGCGGACCCATCTTCTGGAACTGGGCGAACCCGGCGGACAGGACCGGGTTGAACCCCGCTTCGGGGAACCAGCAGAACTACCGGCCCTGGGGCTATGCGTGGGCGGACCCCGCGTACCGGCTCTTCGACAAGGCCGCGCTGCTGGTAGGCGCGGACCAGAACACGGCCGCGCACACCAGCGGCATCATCGCGAGCATGTGCGGCGTGGCGGGCTCGAACTTCCGCGCCCCCTCGGTGCATGCGGTCATCGCCAACGCGCTGTCCCGGCGCTTCCCGGACCGGCCCATCCCCAATGTCAGCCTGGGCGGCACGCTGCCGGGCGCGTTCGGGCTGCCCGCGCTGGCGAACCCCACGGTGCTGCTCTCCGCGGCCTCGGTGGAGCCGACGCTGTCCGAAAAGCGCGACAGCGCCTGGAAGGGGCTCCGCACCCGGAGCGACGTGCCGGATGTCGCCTTCGACGGCGCGGCGCTCGCTGGCACGGTGCCCGCGACCGCAGTGGATGCGGCGCTGCTGACGGCGATGCGCGAGGTGCGCGGCGTGTCCAGCAGCGGCACGGACGCGATGCTCGAACAGCTCTACGACACCTACAAGGGCGCGAGCAGGACCCTCCGCCGGGACATCCTCTCGGTGCTGGCCACTACGCCGTCCTGGGAGAAGCTCGAGGCCGACCCGGACTATCCCGAGAACTGGACGGCGTGCATCGGCTCCGCCGACGCCTGCGGCACGGGCGCGTCGATGGGCGCGTATTCCTTCGCGCTGCAGTTGCTGAAGTCCGACCTGGTGACGTCGGTGAACCTGCGGGCCTCCAGCTTCGCCAACAACACCTTCGACTCGCACAGCGCGAACGGGCCGCAGATACACACCAACCACCTGCGCATCGCGTTCGAGCAGGTCGGGCGGATGTGCCTCGAGATGAGCCTGACGCCGAGCCGGAGCGACCCGTCCCGGTCGCTGCTGGACGAGACGCTGGTCTACGTCTACAGCGACTTCGGGCGGACCTTCCCGAAGCAGGGGAGCGACCACCACCCCGCGACCTGCGCCATCCTCGTGGGCGGAGGCATCCAGGGGAACCAGATGCTCGGCGGATACGACGAGACGATGAACGGCTCTCCCATGGGCGCCCCGGTGGCGCTGGTGGAGGAGTCCGGGGAGCGGGTGATGCGGGCGCCGCGCTCGCAGGACATCGCGGCCACCGTCCTGCACGCCTTCGGCCTGGAGCCGGGCAAGGACTTCTTCATCCCCGGTGGCTACGGCGTCTATGACGGTGTCGTGAGGGGCTGA